A genomic window from Pecten maximus chromosome 6, xPecMax1.1, whole genome shotgun sequence includes:
- the LOC117328930 gene encoding ankyrin repeat domain-containing protein 50-like isoform X1: MTPIFNKRKENMGLNTSRTEDYADLFLRIQRGDLDDIQQHLSTGIQINKQVDSTSVLYRAVKSGHVDVVKLLIDCGCDVNIGRTNESLVSKLLPSTLYEIESPLHRACELGHVDIVLQLLSAGADVNRKNQYGMTAVWKMAAEGKFDMLNLLLQHPNVDVALPSGDNSIPAMNSHTTPLIMAARKSHDAVAELLCQQCSNDVNRTDGQRRTALHYAANNGNDEMTAMLIQRGANIDCVDEDGVTPLYTASKHGHTAIVRRLLTAGADISTSTSTESASPGFYPLHIAVFHCHIDVVRLLCDACPEMVDVRTTTEKTPLILACYTGRRDIVLLLLKCGADPNVKDSLHQTPLLYALSQGLQMDQNRNINAENKNDQVAKSQLSVNDCSPIPNNFIGYSSYDYVDDDDDVSVLERLILYGADVNTLDVHQRTFGFYSITKGTLSQSVVMMKYGAPIHPFDPITFSKMENCDKLKALIQIDLRFRNVARICCVNQLLQPTLEQYLEKELTKPASLKAQCRHMIRKDLLSKQLGALYKQTQELPLPKLLKWYILLNDICNQFDVSSKYT; encoded by the exons ATGACGCCGATATTTAACAAG AGAAAAGAAAACATGGGATTGAATACCAGTCGAACAGAAGACTATGCTGATCTCTTCCTGAGAATACAGCGAGGGGATTTAGATGATATTCAACAGCACCTCAGTACTGGTATCCAG ATAAACAAGCAAGTGGATTCTACGTCAGTCCTGTACAGAGCTGTGAAAAGTGGTCACGTGGACGTTGTAAAACTGCTCATAGACTGCGGATGTGACGTGAACATTGGTCGAACCAATG AATCTCTTGTGTCCAAATTGTTGCCAAGTACGCTGTATGAAATCG AGAGTCCTCTTCACCGTGCGTGTGAGCTTGGTCATGTTGACATAGTTCTCCAGTTACTGTCGGCTGGAGCAGATGTTAATAGGAAAAACCAGTATGGAATGACAGCAGTATGGAAAATGGCTGCCGAAGGTAAATTTGACATGCTGAATCTTCTTCTACAACATCCAAATGTAGACGTCGCTCTTCCATCGGGAGATAACTCCATTCCTGCTAT GAATAGCCACACCACGCCGCTTATCATGGCGGCTAGGAAATCGCATGACGCGGTAGCTGAATTATTGTGTCAACAGTGTTCTAATGACGTCAACCGTACGGACGGTCAAAG GCGGACAGCCCTACACTACGCAGCGAATAACGGTAACGACGAAATGACGGCCATGTTGATACAGAGAGGGGCGAACATCGACTGTGTAGACGAAGATGGGGTAACGCCCCTTTACACGGCCAGTAAACATGGTCACACAGCCATCGTCCGAAGGCTGCTTACGGCAG GAGCTGATATATCTACCTCAACAAGCACTGAGTCTGCTAGCCCCGGATTCTACCCGCTCCACATAGCAGTGTTCCATTGTCACATTGATGTTGTACGACTACTCTGTGACGCCTGCCCAGAAATGGTTGATGTCCGCACAACGACAGAAAAGACACCTCTAATTCTCGCTTGTTACACCGGAAGACGGGACATCGTGTTATTGTTGCTTAAATGCGGAGCTGATCCAAATGTGAAAGATTCCCTCCATCAAACGCCGCTGCTATATGCCCTCAGCCAAGGGCTACAGATGGATCAAAATAGAAACATTAACGCCGAGAATAAAAACGACCAGGTCGCTAAAAGTCAGTTATCGGTGAATGATTGTAGTCCAATTCCGAACAATTTCATTGGCTATAGTAGTTATGActatgttgatgatgatgacgatgttTCTGTTTTAGAACGTCTGATTCTGTATGGTGCTGACGTCAATACACTGGATGTTCATCAACGTACATTCGGTTTCTACAGTATCACTAAAGGAACACTGTCTCAGAGCGTTGTGATGATGAAGTATGGCGCTCCTATACATCCATTTGACCCTATTACTTTCTCAAAGATGGAAAACTGTGATAAATTGAAAGCCTTAATTCAAATTGATCTACGATTTAGAAATGTTGCAAGAATATGCTGTGTTAATCAACTCTTACAACCTACACTTGAACAATACCTGGAGAAAGAGCTGACGAAACCCGCAAGTCTAAAAGCGCAATGTCGTCACATGATACGTAAAGATTTGTTATCAAAGCAGCTTGGTGCTTTATATAAGCAAACTCAGGAACTACCGCTACCAAAACTGCTCAAGTGGTATATATTacttaatgatatatgtaatcAATTCGATGTTTCATCcaaatatacataa
- the LOC117328929 gene encoding solute carrier family 26 member 10-like isoform X2, translating into MDNTSVPTYHVVMDIDCTSHPIMVDPEKDPYVNIKQRLYRTSSFYKDFKQPDTEPATVMGKCKEEVSSMCACTKERRKKFLYKLFPFIKMYQKYNWKVDLPSDIIAGFTVGIMQLPQSMAYSMLADLPPVVGLYMSFFPVLIYFFFGTSRHISMGTVAVVSLMTGSVLSRLGPQYTESMPGGSRWAVNGTETFFGNFSLNMSTTTPEAPPTHLLSRHEVDMQRIAIVSSFCILVGIIQVIFGACRLGFVTTYMSDPLVSGFTTGAAVHVFTSQVKYIFGLDIPRFGNLFQIVFTYQAIFSKIHEAQLATVLTSAVCIVVIYLVKVQINQRFKDKLKIPLPIELLAVITGTAVSHFAKFKTNYDMKVVGEIPAGLPEPILPTFTGMGEYFSDAVIVAIVAFAQSVSLAALMAKKHGYVIDANQEFIAYGFGNIFGSFFSCYPFAASVSRSSVQDSAGGRSQITSLFSAALVLVVILIIGPLFESLPNCVLSSIIVVALRSMFLQIFELKKLWKVSGFDCMIWIVTFLAVVILYVDLGLWIGLIFSFFTVVLRTQRAKAVTLQRISDVDIYADDKKYMKTRQNPGVRVIAFNSPLYYANGDIFLRQVFTISGMKPQRVRKEIKRFGSVAEFRRNTARLQISRKDVTSNQAHDGMSNGNSDKDKNDNSSTLVHHIVLDFSSVCFVDSVGCKVLNQLFNDYRSIGVKVFLACVSDDVWAVLKTTGFLEKYEKNVYMSVNDAVIVALSEGETHHEEESESDSAAEDIDSRPEDRLLAGQPR; encoded by the exons ATGGATAATACGTCGGTCCCAACATATCACGTCGTCATGGACATCGACTGTACCAGTCATCCTATTATGGTCGATCCTGAAAAAGACCCATATGTGAACATCAAGCAGAGATTGTATAGAACTTCCTCGTTCTACAAAGACTTCAAACAACCTGATACTGAACCTGCTACAGTCATGGGAAAATGCAAAGAGGAAGTTTCTAGCATGTGCGCGTGCACCAAAGAGAGACGGAAAAAGTTTCTTTATAAATTGTTCCCTTTTATCAAGATGTACCAAAAATACAACTGGAAAGTAGATCTTCCGAGTGACATCATAGCTGGTTTTACCGTTGGAATCATGCAGCTTCCACAAA gtatggCTTACTCGATGCTGGCTGACCTTCCTCCAGTAGTGGGCCTGTACATGTCCTTCTTTCCTGTCCTCATCTATTTCTTCTTCGGAACATCAAGGCATATATCAATGG GAACTGTTGCTGTGGTCAGTTTGATGACGGGGTCAGTCTTGTCCAGACTCGGACCGCAGTACACCGAGTCGATGCCAGGAGGAAGTAGATGGGCGGTAAATGGAACTGAAACGTTTTTCGGCAATTTCAGTTTGAACATGTCGACGACAACGCCGGAAGCTCCCCCCACGCACTTACTGTCTAGGCACGAAGTAGACATGCAGAGAATAGCCATAGTGTCCTCCTTCTGTATCCTGGTGGGGATCATACAA GTTATATTTGGGGCGTGCAGGTTAGGGTTTGTGACCACCTACATGTCCGACCCCCTTGTCAGTGGGTTTACGACTGGAGCGGCAGTCCACGTCTTTACCAGTCAAGTCAAGTATATTTTCGGGCTGGACATTCCACGATTTGGAAATCTCTTCCAAATTGTATTT ACATATCAGGCCATATTCAGCAAAATCCACGAGGCCCAGTTGGCCACTGTTTTAACTTCAGCAGTATGTATAGTGGTGATATATCTAGTCAAAGTTCAGATCAACCAAAGATTCAAGGATAAACTGAAGATTCCCCTCCCTATCGAGTTGTTAGCG GTTATCACCGGGACGGCTGTTTCACATTTTGCCAAATTCAAGACCAACTACGACATGAAAGTCGTTGGAGAAATTCCTGCTGG TTTGCCTGAGCCGATCCTGCCCACGTTTACGGGTATGGGTGAATACTTCAGTGACGCAGTGATAGTGGCAATTGTCGCGTTTGCCCAGTCTGTATCACTGGCAGCTCTGATGGCCAAAAAACATGGATACGTCATAGACGCCAATCAG GAGTTTATAGCGTACGGCTTTGGTAACATCTTTGGTTCGTTTTTCTCCTGTTATCCATTCGCTGCCTCTGTTTCCCGAAGTTCAGTGCAAGATTCGGCAGGAGGGAGATCGCAG ATAACGAGCTTGTTTTCGGCGGCGCTGGTGCTTGTTGTTATCCTTATCATCGGACCTCTGTTTGAATCTCTCCCTAAC TGTGTTTTGTCTTCCATCATTGTTGTTGCCTTGAGAAGTATGTTCCTACAGATCTTTGAACTCAAGAAGCTGTGGAAAGTTTCTGGTTTTGATTGT ATGATCTGGATTGTGACGTTCCTGGCAGTAGTCATACTTTATGTGGACCTCGGACTATGGATTGGACTCATCTTTTCGTTCTTCACTGTAGTACTCCGTACACAGAG GGCCAAAGCCGTCACACTTCAACGCATATCAGACGTTGACATTTATGCTGATGACAAGAAGTATATGAAG ACACGACAGAATCCCGGTGTCCGAGTTATCGCCTTTAACTCCCCACTTTACTATGCCAATGGGGATATATTTCTCCGCCAAGTTTTCACTATTTCCGGTATGAAACCACAGAGAGTTCGAAAAGAAATAAAACGGTTCGGTTCAGTTGCGGAATTTAGGCGCAAT ACCGCCCGACTACAAATTTCTCGTAAAGATGTCACCTCAAACCAGGCACATGACGGAATGTCCAATGGCAATAGCGACAAGGATAAGAACGATAACTCTTCCACCTTGGTACATCACATTGTTTTGGACTTTTCTTCAGTGTGCTTCGTGGATTCGGTCGGATGTAAAGTCCTAAACCAG ctCTTCAATGATTATAGGTCCATTGGAGTCAAAGTTTTTCTGGCATGTGTCAGTG ATGATGTTTGGGCGGTGTTAAAAACGACCGGATTTCTGGAGAAGTATGAGAAAAATGTTTACATGTCTGTAAACGACGCTGTCATAGTGGCTTTATCAGAGGGAGAAACACATCACGAGGAG GAGTCGGAGTCGGATAGTGCTGCAGAGGATATCGACTCGAGACCAGAAGACAGGTTACTTGCTGGTCAGCCGAGATA G
- the LOC117328929 gene encoding solute carrier family 26 member 10-like isoform X1, with protein sequence MDNTSVPTYHVVMDIDCTSHPIMVDPEKDPYVNIKQRLYRTSSFYKDFKQPDTEPATVMGKCKEEVSSMCACTKERRKKFLYKLFPFIKMYQKYNWKVDLPSDIIAGFTVGIMQLPQSMAYSMLADLPPVVGLYMSFFPVLIYFFFGTSRHISMGTVAVVSLMTGSVLSRLGPQYTESMPGGSRWAVNGTETFFGNFSLNMSTTTPEAPPTHLLSRHEVDMQRIAIVSSFCILVGIIQVIFGACRLGFVTTYMSDPLVSGFTTGAAVHVFTSQVKYIFGLDIPRFGNLFQIVFTYQAIFSKIHEAQLATVLTSAVCIVVIYLVKVQINQRFKDKLKIPLPIELLAVITGTAVSHFAKFKTNYDMKVVGEIPAGLPEPILPTFTGMGEYFSDAVIVAIVAFAQSVSLAALMAKKHGYVIDANQEFIAYGFGNIFGSFFSCYPFAASVSRSSVQDSAGGRSQITSLFSAALVLVVILIIGPLFESLPNCVLSSIIVVALRSMFLQIFELKKLWKVSGFDCMIWIVTFLAVVILYVDLGLWIGLIFSFFTVVLRTQRAKAVTLQRISDVDIYADDKKYMKTRQNPGVRVIAFNSPLYYANGDIFLRQVFTISGMKPQRVRKEIKRFGSVAEFRRNTARLQISRKDVTSNQAHDGMSNGNSDKDKNDNSSTLVHHIVLDFSSVCFVDSVGCKVLNQLFNDYRSIGVKVFLACVSDDVWAVLKTTGFLEKYEKNVYMSVNDAVIVALSEGETHHEEFYNIINSWYRAYVDHYNETKEKMSTIHHKETDVEQ encoded by the exons ATGGATAATACGTCGGTCCCAACATATCACGTCGTCATGGACATCGACTGTACCAGTCATCCTATTATGGTCGATCCTGAAAAAGACCCATATGTGAACATCAAGCAGAGATTGTATAGAACTTCCTCGTTCTACAAAGACTTCAAACAACCTGATACTGAACCTGCTACAGTCATGGGAAAATGCAAAGAGGAAGTTTCTAGCATGTGCGCGTGCACCAAAGAGAGACGGAAAAAGTTTCTTTATAAATTGTTCCCTTTTATCAAGATGTACCAAAAATACAACTGGAAAGTAGATCTTCCGAGTGACATCATAGCTGGTTTTACCGTTGGAATCATGCAGCTTCCACAAA gtatggCTTACTCGATGCTGGCTGACCTTCCTCCAGTAGTGGGCCTGTACATGTCCTTCTTTCCTGTCCTCATCTATTTCTTCTTCGGAACATCAAGGCATATATCAATGG GAACTGTTGCTGTGGTCAGTTTGATGACGGGGTCAGTCTTGTCCAGACTCGGACCGCAGTACACCGAGTCGATGCCAGGAGGAAGTAGATGGGCGGTAAATGGAACTGAAACGTTTTTCGGCAATTTCAGTTTGAACATGTCGACGACAACGCCGGAAGCTCCCCCCACGCACTTACTGTCTAGGCACGAAGTAGACATGCAGAGAATAGCCATAGTGTCCTCCTTCTGTATCCTGGTGGGGATCATACAA GTTATATTTGGGGCGTGCAGGTTAGGGTTTGTGACCACCTACATGTCCGACCCCCTTGTCAGTGGGTTTACGACTGGAGCGGCAGTCCACGTCTTTACCAGTCAAGTCAAGTATATTTTCGGGCTGGACATTCCACGATTTGGAAATCTCTTCCAAATTGTATTT ACATATCAGGCCATATTCAGCAAAATCCACGAGGCCCAGTTGGCCACTGTTTTAACTTCAGCAGTATGTATAGTGGTGATATATCTAGTCAAAGTTCAGATCAACCAAAGATTCAAGGATAAACTGAAGATTCCCCTCCCTATCGAGTTGTTAGCG GTTATCACCGGGACGGCTGTTTCACATTTTGCCAAATTCAAGACCAACTACGACATGAAAGTCGTTGGAGAAATTCCTGCTGG TTTGCCTGAGCCGATCCTGCCCACGTTTACGGGTATGGGTGAATACTTCAGTGACGCAGTGATAGTGGCAATTGTCGCGTTTGCCCAGTCTGTATCACTGGCAGCTCTGATGGCCAAAAAACATGGATACGTCATAGACGCCAATCAG GAGTTTATAGCGTACGGCTTTGGTAACATCTTTGGTTCGTTTTTCTCCTGTTATCCATTCGCTGCCTCTGTTTCCCGAAGTTCAGTGCAAGATTCGGCAGGAGGGAGATCGCAG ATAACGAGCTTGTTTTCGGCGGCGCTGGTGCTTGTTGTTATCCTTATCATCGGACCTCTGTTTGAATCTCTCCCTAAC TGTGTTTTGTCTTCCATCATTGTTGTTGCCTTGAGAAGTATGTTCCTACAGATCTTTGAACTCAAGAAGCTGTGGAAAGTTTCTGGTTTTGATTGT ATGATCTGGATTGTGACGTTCCTGGCAGTAGTCATACTTTATGTGGACCTCGGACTATGGATTGGACTCATCTTTTCGTTCTTCACTGTAGTACTCCGTACACAGAG GGCCAAAGCCGTCACACTTCAACGCATATCAGACGTTGACATTTATGCTGATGACAAGAAGTATATGAAG ACACGACAGAATCCCGGTGTCCGAGTTATCGCCTTTAACTCCCCACTTTACTATGCCAATGGGGATATATTTCTCCGCCAAGTTTTCACTATTTCCGGTATGAAACCACAGAGAGTTCGAAAAGAAATAAAACGGTTCGGTTCAGTTGCGGAATTTAGGCGCAAT ACCGCCCGACTACAAATTTCTCGTAAAGATGTCACCTCAAACCAGGCACATGACGGAATGTCCAATGGCAATAGCGACAAGGATAAGAACGATAACTCTTCCACCTTGGTACATCACATTGTTTTGGACTTTTCTTCAGTGTGCTTCGTGGATTCGGTCGGATGTAAAGTCCTAAACCAG ctCTTCAATGATTATAGGTCCATTGGAGTCAAAGTTTTTCTGGCATGTGTCAGTG ATGATGTTTGGGCGGTGTTAAAAACGACCGGATTTCTGGAGAAGTATGAGAAAAATGTTTACATGTCTGTAAACGACGCTGTCATAGTGGCTTTATCAGAGGGAGAAACACATCACGAGGAG TTTTACAATATTATCAACAGTT GGTATCGCGCATATGTAGACCATTACAACGAAACAAAAGAGAAAATGTCAACGATACATCACAAGGAGACAGATGTTGAGCAGTGA
- the LOC117328930 gene encoding ankyrin repeat domain-containing protein 50-like isoform X2, giving the protein MGLNTSRTEDYADLFLRIQRGDLDDIQQHLSTGIQINKQVDSTSVLYRAVKSGHVDVVKLLIDCGCDVNIGRTNESLVSKLLPSTLYEIESPLHRACELGHVDIVLQLLSAGADVNRKNQYGMTAVWKMAAEGKFDMLNLLLQHPNVDVALPSGDNSIPAMNSHTTPLIMAARKSHDAVAELLCQQCSNDVNRTDGQRRTALHYAANNGNDEMTAMLIQRGANIDCVDEDGVTPLYTASKHGHTAIVRRLLTAGADISTSTSTESASPGFYPLHIAVFHCHIDVVRLLCDACPEMVDVRTTTEKTPLILACYTGRRDIVLLLLKCGADPNVKDSLHQTPLLYALSQGLQMDQNRNINAENKNDQVAKSQLSVNDCSPIPNNFIGYSSYDYVDDDDDVSVLERLILYGADVNTLDVHQRTFGFYSITKGTLSQSVVMMKYGAPIHPFDPITFSKMENCDKLKALIQIDLRFRNVARICCVNQLLQPTLEQYLEKELTKPASLKAQCRHMIRKDLLSKQLGALYKQTQELPLPKLLKWYILLNDICNQFDVSSKYT; this is encoded by the exons ATGGGATTGAATACCAGTCGAACAGAAGACTATGCTGATCTCTTCCTGAGAATACAGCGAGGGGATTTAGATGATATTCAACAGCACCTCAGTACTGGTATCCAG ATAAACAAGCAAGTGGATTCTACGTCAGTCCTGTACAGAGCTGTGAAAAGTGGTCACGTGGACGTTGTAAAACTGCTCATAGACTGCGGATGTGACGTGAACATTGGTCGAACCAATG AATCTCTTGTGTCCAAATTGTTGCCAAGTACGCTGTATGAAATCG AGAGTCCTCTTCACCGTGCGTGTGAGCTTGGTCATGTTGACATAGTTCTCCAGTTACTGTCGGCTGGAGCAGATGTTAATAGGAAAAACCAGTATGGAATGACAGCAGTATGGAAAATGGCTGCCGAAGGTAAATTTGACATGCTGAATCTTCTTCTACAACATCCAAATGTAGACGTCGCTCTTCCATCGGGAGATAACTCCATTCCTGCTAT GAATAGCCACACCACGCCGCTTATCATGGCGGCTAGGAAATCGCATGACGCGGTAGCTGAATTATTGTGTCAACAGTGTTCTAATGACGTCAACCGTACGGACGGTCAAAG GCGGACAGCCCTACACTACGCAGCGAATAACGGTAACGACGAAATGACGGCCATGTTGATACAGAGAGGGGCGAACATCGACTGTGTAGACGAAGATGGGGTAACGCCCCTTTACACGGCCAGTAAACATGGTCACACAGCCATCGTCCGAAGGCTGCTTACGGCAG GAGCTGATATATCTACCTCAACAAGCACTGAGTCTGCTAGCCCCGGATTCTACCCGCTCCACATAGCAGTGTTCCATTGTCACATTGATGTTGTACGACTACTCTGTGACGCCTGCCCAGAAATGGTTGATGTCCGCACAACGACAGAAAAGACACCTCTAATTCTCGCTTGTTACACCGGAAGACGGGACATCGTGTTATTGTTGCTTAAATGCGGAGCTGATCCAAATGTGAAAGATTCCCTCCATCAAACGCCGCTGCTATATGCCCTCAGCCAAGGGCTACAGATGGATCAAAATAGAAACATTAACGCCGAGAATAAAAACGACCAGGTCGCTAAAAGTCAGTTATCGGTGAATGATTGTAGTCCAATTCCGAACAATTTCATTGGCTATAGTAGTTATGActatgttgatgatgatgacgatgttTCTGTTTTAGAACGTCTGATTCTGTATGGTGCTGACGTCAATACACTGGATGTTCATCAACGTACATTCGGTTTCTACAGTATCACTAAAGGAACACTGTCTCAGAGCGTTGTGATGATGAAGTATGGCGCTCCTATACATCCATTTGACCCTATTACTTTCTCAAAGATGGAAAACTGTGATAAATTGAAAGCCTTAATTCAAATTGATCTACGATTTAGAAATGTTGCAAGAATATGCTGTGTTAATCAACTCTTACAACCTACACTTGAACAATACCTGGAGAAAGAGCTGACGAAACCCGCAAGTCTAAAAGCGCAATGTCGTCACATGATACGTAAAGATTTGTTATCAAAGCAGCTTGGTGCTTTATATAAGCAAACTCAGGAACTACCGCTACCAAAACTGCTCAAGTGGTATATATTacttaatgatatatgtaatcAATTCGATGTTTCATCcaaatatacataa
- the LOC117328929 gene encoding solute carrier family 26 member 10-like isoform X3, giving the protein MDNTSVPTYHVVMDIDCTSHPIMVDPEKDPYVNIKQRLYRTSSFYKDFKQPDTEPATVMGKCKEEVSSMCACTKERRKKFLYKLFPFIKMYQKYNWKVDLPSDIIAGFTVGIMQLPQSMAYSMLADLPPVVGLYMSFFPVLIYFFFGTSRHISMGTVAVVSLMTGSVLSRLGPQYTESMPGGSRWAVNGTETFFGNFSLNMSTTTPEAPPTHLLSRHEVDMQRIAIVSSFCILVGIIQVIFGACRLGFVTTYMSDPLVSGFTTGAAVHVFTSQVKYIFGLDIPRFGNLFQIVFTYQAIFSKIHEAQLATVLTSAVCIVVIYLVKVQINQRFKDKLKIPLPIELLAVITGTAVSHFAKFKTNYDMKVVGEIPAGLPEPILPTFTGMGEYFSDAVIVAIVAFAQSVSLAALMAKKHGYVIDANQEFIAYGFGNIFGSFFSCYPFAASVSRSSVQDSAGGRSQITSLFSAALVLVVILIIGPLFESLPNCVLSSIIVVALRSMFLQIFELKKLWKVSGFDCMIWIVTFLAVVILYVDLGLWIGLIFSFFTVVLRTQRAKAVTLQRISDVDIYADDKKYMKTRQNPGVRVIAFNSPLYYANGDIFLRQVFTISGMKPQRVRKEIKRFGSVAEFRRNTARLQISRKDVTSNQAHDGMSNGNSDKDKNDNSSTLVHHIVLDFSSVCFVDSVGCKVLNQLFNDYRSIGVKVFLACVSDDVWAVLKTTGFLEKYEKNVYMSVNDAVIVALSEGETHHEEGIAHM; this is encoded by the exons ATGGATAATACGTCGGTCCCAACATATCACGTCGTCATGGACATCGACTGTACCAGTCATCCTATTATGGTCGATCCTGAAAAAGACCCATATGTGAACATCAAGCAGAGATTGTATAGAACTTCCTCGTTCTACAAAGACTTCAAACAACCTGATACTGAACCTGCTACAGTCATGGGAAAATGCAAAGAGGAAGTTTCTAGCATGTGCGCGTGCACCAAAGAGAGACGGAAAAAGTTTCTTTATAAATTGTTCCCTTTTATCAAGATGTACCAAAAATACAACTGGAAAGTAGATCTTCCGAGTGACATCATAGCTGGTTTTACCGTTGGAATCATGCAGCTTCCACAAA gtatggCTTACTCGATGCTGGCTGACCTTCCTCCAGTAGTGGGCCTGTACATGTCCTTCTTTCCTGTCCTCATCTATTTCTTCTTCGGAACATCAAGGCATATATCAATGG GAACTGTTGCTGTGGTCAGTTTGATGACGGGGTCAGTCTTGTCCAGACTCGGACCGCAGTACACCGAGTCGATGCCAGGAGGAAGTAGATGGGCGGTAAATGGAACTGAAACGTTTTTCGGCAATTTCAGTTTGAACATGTCGACGACAACGCCGGAAGCTCCCCCCACGCACTTACTGTCTAGGCACGAAGTAGACATGCAGAGAATAGCCATAGTGTCCTCCTTCTGTATCCTGGTGGGGATCATACAA GTTATATTTGGGGCGTGCAGGTTAGGGTTTGTGACCACCTACATGTCCGACCCCCTTGTCAGTGGGTTTACGACTGGAGCGGCAGTCCACGTCTTTACCAGTCAAGTCAAGTATATTTTCGGGCTGGACATTCCACGATTTGGAAATCTCTTCCAAATTGTATTT ACATATCAGGCCATATTCAGCAAAATCCACGAGGCCCAGTTGGCCACTGTTTTAACTTCAGCAGTATGTATAGTGGTGATATATCTAGTCAAAGTTCAGATCAACCAAAGATTCAAGGATAAACTGAAGATTCCCCTCCCTATCGAGTTGTTAGCG GTTATCACCGGGACGGCTGTTTCACATTTTGCCAAATTCAAGACCAACTACGACATGAAAGTCGTTGGAGAAATTCCTGCTGG TTTGCCTGAGCCGATCCTGCCCACGTTTACGGGTATGGGTGAATACTTCAGTGACGCAGTGATAGTGGCAATTGTCGCGTTTGCCCAGTCTGTATCACTGGCAGCTCTGATGGCCAAAAAACATGGATACGTCATAGACGCCAATCAG GAGTTTATAGCGTACGGCTTTGGTAACATCTTTGGTTCGTTTTTCTCCTGTTATCCATTCGCTGCCTCTGTTTCCCGAAGTTCAGTGCAAGATTCGGCAGGAGGGAGATCGCAG ATAACGAGCTTGTTTTCGGCGGCGCTGGTGCTTGTTGTTATCCTTATCATCGGACCTCTGTTTGAATCTCTCCCTAAC TGTGTTTTGTCTTCCATCATTGTTGTTGCCTTGAGAAGTATGTTCCTACAGATCTTTGAACTCAAGAAGCTGTGGAAAGTTTCTGGTTTTGATTGT ATGATCTGGATTGTGACGTTCCTGGCAGTAGTCATACTTTATGTGGACCTCGGACTATGGATTGGACTCATCTTTTCGTTCTTCACTGTAGTACTCCGTACACAGAG GGCCAAAGCCGTCACACTTCAACGCATATCAGACGTTGACATTTATGCTGATGACAAGAAGTATATGAAG ACACGACAGAATCCCGGTGTCCGAGTTATCGCCTTTAACTCCCCACTTTACTATGCCAATGGGGATATATTTCTCCGCCAAGTTTTCACTATTTCCGGTATGAAACCACAGAGAGTTCGAAAAGAAATAAAACGGTTCGGTTCAGTTGCGGAATTTAGGCGCAAT ACCGCCCGACTACAAATTTCTCGTAAAGATGTCACCTCAAACCAGGCACATGACGGAATGTCCAATGGCAATAGCGACAAGGATAAGAACGATAACTCTTCCACCTTGGTACATCACATTGTTTTGGACTTTTCTTCAGTGTGCTTCGTGGATTCGGTCGGATGTAAAGTCCTAAACCAG ctCTTCAATGATTATAGGTCCATTGGAGTCAAAGTTTTTCTGGCATGTGTCAGTG ATGATGTTTGGGCGGTGTTAAAAACGACCGGATTTCTGGAGAAGTATGAGAAAAATGTTTACATGTCTGTAAACGACGCTGTCATAGTGGCTTTATCAGAGGGAGAAACACATCACGAGGAG GGTATCGCGCATATGTAG